From the Telopea speciosissima isolate NSW1024214 ecotype Mountain lineage chromosome 9, Tspe_v1, whole genome shotgun sequence genome, the window AATAGGTGGAGCACGATTACGAACCTTTATGCCTTTAATATCTCCATCAGATTCAGCCTTTTGTAATAAACAACTCAAGGCATGAGAACATAGAATAAATAATGCAGGTGATAAAGGGTCCCCTTGCCTAATACCACGAGAAGGAATAACAGTTCCTCTAGGCACACCATTAATAAGAATCTGATATGAAACAGACGATAAACAAGCCATAATCATTTTCACCCAATGTGAAGCAAAACCCATCTTGCAAAGAATATGCTCAATAAATGGCCACTCCAATCTGTCATATGCTttcttcatatcaaactttaggGCCACtaattttttcttccctttcttcattttattaatATAGTGGAAAAGCTCATGAGCAATCATAACATTATCAAAAATTGCTCTAGTTGGAATGAAAGCTGATTGGAATGGAGATACAATGTCATCCAAGATAGACTTCAATCTTGAAGCAATAATCTTAGTGACAACTTTGCAAACAGCAGTACAAAGTGCTATTGGCCTGAATTGATCTGAAGATTCTGGTTGTAAGATctttgatattaggcaaaccaAAGTTTCATTCAACACAGAAGACATAACACCAGTCTCAAAGAAATTTGTCACAAACAAATACAAATCATCTTTAAGAATATCCcagtatttttgaaaaaatgcaGGAGGAAAGCAATCAATACCCGGTGACTTAAGGGGACTCATAGCAAACAAAGCTTCCCGCATCTCATCAATAGAGGGAATTGTACATAGCATATCATTTGTGGCCTGAGATATACAAGGATCAACCGAATCCAATACTGCATCCAGGGAAGAGGAGTCAATACCTTCCGACTGGAAAGCCAAATTATAATAATCAAGAATCTCTTGAAATAATTCATGATCAGTTTGAGTCCATTGACCATTTGGTAATTTAAGATGCAAGATCCTATTAAAATTTCTCCTTTGCAAAGTAGAAGCATGGAAAAAGCTGGTATTCCTATCTCCCTCCTTTAACCAAGATATCCTTGATTTTTGCCTCCATAATTCCTCCTCATTGGCAAGGGCATCATCTAGCGAATGCTTGAGAGTCATAATTTCAACCTTAATGGTATCTATTAATTGCAAACCTTGCAATCTATCAATCTCCGCAACGAGATTCTTGATATGTGACTGAACATGGCCAAAGACCTCTTTATTCCACCGAATATAATCAATTCTACAATCATTCAACTTTTGATGCAAAATAGAAGATGGAGAACCCGAACAATAAGAAGACAATGCTACTTGTGCCACTGGTTTATAATCAAGatgtttaaaccaaattgattcaAAATGAAAGGGTCGTTTTCCTCCAAAACGCCGCCCATCCGTATTAATCAGAAGAGGTGCATGATCTGAACCAATTTGAGATTTTATATAAACATAAACATCATCAAATTTTATTCTCCAAGCTTGATTACATAATGCTCGGTCCAAACGAACCTTTACATTAGCAGCTCCAGTTCGTCTATTACACCAAGTAAAGGTGGGACCATGACAACCCAAGTCCATTAAAGCACACTCATCTAACATATTTTGAAAAAGAGACATATCTATATAATCACTCCCCTttccttcttgtttttcttgcCAAGTAAGATGAGAATTAAAGTCTTCAAATAAAAGCCAAGACAAGAATCTTTGCACCCCAATAGAtattaaagaatcccaaacatGATGCCTTAACGCCTTAACTGGATCACCATATACACAACTCAAGAAGAAAGTGTAGCCAGCTTCATTAGTAATAGAAATATCCAGAATCCTTGGAGAGAAAGATAATAAGTGAATAATAAAAGGATTACGCCACATAATAGCAAGACCACTAGAAAGACCAATCGGATCGACAGAAAATAAATGATCCATATGTAGACGTCGCCTTATGATTTCCATGCGTGGACGTTTACATTTTGTTTCCATAAGAAAAACCACATCAGGCCTATCAACACGGGAGAGCTGAGATAAAAATCGAACTGTCAAAGGCCTCCCAATTCCTTGACAGTTCCAACTTCAGAATTTCATTGCTGCCCGTGGTGCTGATCAAAATCAGCCACCACGGGGGTAGGAATCACATCCAATTccttagaagaagaagcatcaGGTGAGCAGGGCCGTGGACGTTTATGCGTTTCTGAACATACATCCATAGACAGAGAGTTGGAATCACGACCAATATGTGTCTCCGAAGTATCCATGGCAGAAGGAAAGTGAGTTGCTGGAACCATAACTGGTGGGATACCATTAATATTTAAGTGGCTGGTTGGTTGATTTTGGGAATCAGTAGCCAAAGTTACTGTTGAAAAGTGAGGTAGAACCGATAATAGTAGACTAGCAATATCAGGAGATAACGTCAATGGGTGCCCAGCATGTGCATGTAACTCTGATATTTGTGCCATGAAAGATGGATGATGTGGCAAAGCATTTCCCAAAATAGATGGAGTTGAAACCGTATAACCACCTGAAGTAGTTGTACCAATTGTTGGATAATTGTTAACCACTTGCTGAGTAGGTTTGCCATTAGACATAACCGTTGGTGAAGCATTACTTTACGGTTCGGAGAACCGTCATCTTCTCCGGCAGGAACATGCCGGAAATTAGATGCTGTGGGGTGAAACCTACTACCGACCATAGCTTTTTAGATGTCTCCAATTGTCTAGCAGAAGGTGGTAACCCACGCATCGATACACCAAAACGGTTTTGCGGGCTGGAAGGACATTCATTTGCACCATCACAGCCATGTATTTGCTGATGTGTGTGTCTATCATCAAAATACTTGATGCACTTCTGTGAGTCATGCCCAACCAAGCCACAATAAAAACAATAGTGAGGAAGTCGTTCATACGCAATCGGGATGGTAATACGAACACCACCATGTCGTTTAACATGAATCATCGACCGTAAGCTCTTACGAAATCATAACATCCAAAAGACAAACTCAAAGCAGATCCGAACTTTGACATCAACTTCTGATGGCCAATTAAATGGGGGGGGaagggggcggggggggggggtggaattAAATATAAGAGTGGAATGGAGCAAAAATCAACTACACAAAAATCCTCGGTGGGATGGCACGCAAATAAACAATCCCTTCTTGATTTggctttttctgtttttcatttttttgggcgATGAATACCAAAAGCAAACAAATTAACAGATGTAAAATCCCTGGGGTTTACAAAGAttattagaaaatttcaaaaaaggGGATGGATTTGGTTGATGCTCTATCTTTTATAAGAATGGCAAAGTCCAAAAGTAGGGTCTGATGAAGGGTCTCAAGgcgagaaagagagacagagagagggaaagagcgagagagagatgcagagactgcgagagacagagagggagagagggagagagagagagggacagagAGTGGGAAATAGCACAAGAGAGATGCAGAGAATgcgatagagagagagagagagagagagagagagagagagatctcaccTTCTAGGGTTGTAGAGCTAgatctacttcttcttctccaatcttcCACGGGCAAGAGACCTCTTCCTTCCACACTCACTTCTCACGAGTTTTGTCTCGAAAAATCACAGGTTTAATGAATTTTGTCCCCTTcgatttgtttttgttctttgcaAAAACGGTCCGTAAATAACGTTCTTTTGGTGGTAATAATCTCCGATTCattctaaaagaacgaaaaaacgaaCCAATAATCTAAacgtatttttatgtttttttattttttcaaaataaaagaattattcTAAACGACGTTCTAAACATTATCGAGCACACCTTTAACATCTGTAAAAATCGAGATCCGTGCCAATCGATTAATCGATCCAATTCCTCTAAGGATCTCCCATTGAGACCTTTCCAACTGGAGAGAACATCTCTTTCCCTGTCCACAAATGTTCAGATATCGCACTAATTAACCCATCTGCTTCACCAATTACAGGTTTCACTTCAAACCCTTTGTCACGTCAATTCCTGCTTTGCCGTCGATTTCTTCTCCAACTCAATCATCAGTGTTCTTGACAAGAGACACGCGTTCTCCAATAAGAAGTCAGAAAGgagaaactaaaataatgattCCATGTCTTCCACTCAGCCTACAAAGCCACCCGTTTTCACATGGCATTGAATTTTATGGTTGTTTTTCTAGACTTTACAAGTGCAAGTGTAAGCATCCATGTGAAAATGAGACATTATCAATTAAACCTTAACTAAACTAAACACTccagtcggaaaaaaaaaaaacaaaaaaattaccaaactcAATCACCAGAATTATTGTGCGTAGAATTAGCCAAAGCAGCCCACCTACCTAAGTATCGTGTTGTAACAAGTGTAACAATGTGATTGTCAGTTTTGTTTATTCAACGGTTCTAAAATTTGGATCTGAATTAATTGGATAATTAatctgattttggtttcaattctGATTCTGAACAATGCTAAACCAGAATGTTCAAAAAATTCCCAAAGTGGGCTTTTTATTTCTCTCCCTTTTAATTCTTTTTAGTTATCACTCATCACAGAATATTAGATAGTAGGAGATTTGTAGTAGTCATTACCCAATGATCTTGTTGTTCAGATGCGTTTAATTCaatcacaaaaaaagaaaaagtgttaTAGAGATTCAACACCATTCCCACAAAGAGCACAGGTCAATTCAATCTAGATTCATTTCGATAAAATATCCTTGATAGAGAATCCTATATTGAACAAACGAAAAATTTAAACTTAGGGTGAAGTTgaagttttcaaaaaaatttacacCAACCAACCAAATTATTAGAGGCACATTTTAGTGATTAGATTcctaaaactaacgtctaacgtcccaaattaacgattggaccaaaatactacaatgttttgaaagtagagTAGCATTTGCAACTAAAAAAATTGTAGGAACATTTGGAAAAATAAGCATTTTTCAGGGGAggcatttgttaaaaaccctGACCCCTATTATTTTAGGAAAGTCTATTTGGAACCTACTCCGAAATAGTTCATTTGGTTTTTAGCGTGAAAGCTGGGGTAATTAACTTGCTCTGTTTGAGCTGTTTGTAATTCTATAATTGCAGTCTGTGTCTTCCCTCTCTGTGTCTCTATCTTGGTAATAGAAAGTCATCGGTTCGTCTGAACTTGTGCTTTGTCCATGGCTGCCAGTTACGGAGAATCCTCTTCCTCCCGTCTGTGGAAGTACGATGTCTTCCTGAGTTTTTACGGTCAGGGCACTCGCCAAAATTTCACCGATCACCTCTTTCATGGGTTGGTAGGGGCAGGGATTCGCACCTTTAGAGACGACGAAGAGTTAAACAGAGGAGAGGATATCTCTTCAGGACTGATGGAAGCCATTAAAGATTCTAGGATTGCCATTATCATCTTTTCTGAGAAATACGCTTGTTCGACCTGGTGCCTTAGTGAGCTGGCGAAGATCGTCGAATGCTATGAAGATGGCAGAATGGAAAAGGCTATGCCTGTTTTCTACAAGGTGGAACCATCGGATGTCAGGCATCAGCGTAACACTTATGAGAAGACATTTAAGAAACACGAAAAACGTTTCAAGAAGGAGATGGGGAAGGTCAAGACGTGGAGGGCTGCTCTCACAAAAACTGCGAATTTGTCAGGGTGGGATCTAAAAAATGTTGCTAATGGGTAAGTCTTATTAATCAGATCCTTTAAGTTCTGTGTTTAATTGGTACTTTATCTTAGTATATATAGTtgagttttttctttgttttttttttggtaaagtagtTGAGTTTTTTCTACCATGGATATGATGTTGCATTAGGGATTGGACTCGGACTTGGATTTGTTGATGGATTAGAGTGAACTCTACCGATCCCCTTTTTACCCCAACTCATACTGATAATCtgcaaataaaaaggaaaaataaaaaaggtcaaaaaacaGCCAATACAACCGATCCCTAAATCTAGGACCCCTTGATGATAGGCCAATTTTGGCGATTTACTTCACTTGTGCAGCCTTCCAAGTGAGGGCTTTCATTTGTCAATGTTTCCTATTAAACCTAAAGTTATATGTATGCGTATTGGTGCTTGTATCAACCTCAGTTGATACCTATATGATCAATACGATCGGGTGGAATCAGACCATTTTGAGCCGATATCGATAATTATAGTATTGAACCAATTTTTGTCTAATTGAGACAATACATATCAATATGTATCGACCAATGCACTGATACAATATTGAAacttataataaataatttaaactacTGTAATTTTTTCTTAACTCGAATATTATTTGGGACTTGGGAAGCCCTCTAAGATTTTATTAATAGTCGTAGAAAAACAATACAAGAGGATCTCGCTTTACCTCAACTTAGGAGAAGATAAACACTCTACCTCAAAACCTGAACCTTTACAATCAAAGCCAAAAGAATTATAAGGTAAACCTGTTTTATCCACCCAAGTGATACAACAAAGCTCCGAAGAGACCTCCTGAACCTTAACTAAGCATTTACAAATTCAGTTCATGCTTCCTTATAGTTGCAGCCTTCTTGATTTAATAACTAAagttttattgtattttttttagttctttGTTTGTATTAAAATGGTCAGGCATGAGGGGAAGCTTATACAGCTAATTGCTAAAGATGTGTTGACAATAGTGAACCCGAAATACCTCAAGGTTGCAGAATATCCAACTGGGTTAGATTCCCACATTGAGAACCTATGTTGTTTGGTAAGTGATGGCGGATCAGATGTTGTTCACATCATAGGGATATACGGTTCTAGTGGAATAGGTAAGACAACTATAGCAAAGGCCGTTTATAACGACATGCTTACAGAGTTTCAAAGTTGCAGCTTTCTTTTTAGTGTTAGATCAGTGGTTCTAAGCCAACAGAATGGTTTAGCTGGCTTACAGAAACAACTTATCTCTGATGTTTTAAAGATAGACGTCATAGGCATAGACAATGAGGATCAAGGAATCATTTTTATCAAAGAACGTCTACGCCATAGAAGAGTTCTTATTGTTCTTGACGACATAGAGGAAAGTGAACAATTCTATAAATTGGTTGGAGGGTGTGGTTCCTTTGGTCCGGGAAGTCGAATCATCGTAACAACTAGAGATAAACATTTGCTAAAAAAGTTGAAAGTGgatgaaaaatataaatatagagTCGATACAATGAATCAAAATGAATCCCTTGAACTTTTCAGTTGTCATGCCTTTGGACAAAGGCATCCATTAGAAGACTATGTGCAGCTCTCAGAAGATGTAATACATTATGCAGGAGGCCTTCCGTTAGCTCTTGTGATTTTGGGCTCTCGTCTAAACCAGAGAAGTCAAGTTGAGTGGGAAAGGGAATTGGAGAAATTAAGCAACATACCCAATGATCGGATTTTAGAAGCACTTGAAATAAGTTATAATGCATTAGATAAATTTGACCAGAGCATGTTCCTTGATATATCATGCTTTTTAATTGGAAAGGACAAAGACAAAGCAACTAAAATTCTAGAGGCTTGTGGTCGGGGTGGAGAAGTTGGAATTAAACTTCTCACGGAGAGGTCTTTGGTAACAATTGATGAAGGTAACAAGCTATGTATGCATGAGCTGAATCGAGATATGGTAAGGGAAATTGTTCGTAGACAGTCTCCTCAGAAGCCTGGAGAGCGTAGTAGATTGTGGGACCTTGACGATGCCCTTGATGTAATGATAAACCTCACAGTAAGTATTAGTAACGCAAACTAATCTCTGGTCACAATATGAAGACTATTAGCAAATAGATATAAACAGTATCCTCAAccattaatttttctttccagcatcttccttttcttattaatttctatcttttattAGGGAACTGATGCAATTGAAGGCCTTCAATTAGACTTGTGGAAACATAGAGGTGAAGTCCGGTTGACCACTgcaggattttctaaaatgcaTAATCTAATATTACTCGAAGTTGATAGTGAAGGGGCCACCACCAAAATACATCCAGAAACTTCTCAACAGGAGTGTTTCAGATACTTGGCTTGTTTTAGATGGAAAGGATTCCCTTTGGAATATATACCAAATGATTTTCATCTGGGAAACCTTGTTATTCTTGACATGCAGTATagcaaactcaaaaaagtttGGAAGGTGACCAAGGTATGTGACAATTTTGTTCAGTTTTCCTTTGtgtttgaccttttttttttttttttttttcaatcataTATAATCTGTGGAAACtaatttctcccatttcttcCAGTATCTCATAAAGTTGAAGGAACTCAATCTCAGTTTTTCTTACCATCTAACCCACACGCCTGACTTCTCAAGCCTCCCGAATCTTGAGAAACTGGTTCTCAAGTGTTGTGAAGGTTTGGTTGAAGTCCATGAAAGTATTGATCATCTTGAGAAACTTGTGAACTTGGATCTATCGGGTTGCAGCCAACTGAGGATTCTTCCGAGCGGTATTCGTAAATTGGCATCGCTCAAAACACTTGATATTTCTTTATGCTCAAAACTTGGAAAATTGCCGGAACAAATTGGGGTACAGTTACCAATCCTTGATGTAAGAAGCACAGCCATAGAAGAAGTGCCTTCTTCCTTTGGACTTCTGAAGAACCCTACCACTTTCCGTCATTCTTCTGGAGAAGTAATAGATTCGGTTTCTTCTAATGGTTTCTGCTCCTTAAAACATTTAGCTCTGGAAAATTGCAATCTAACAGATGATGATATACCTGATGACTTTTGGATGTTATACTCTTTGGAGTCATTGAATCTATCTTGGAACTATTTTGAGAGCCTTCCATTTAGCATTGGCCAGCTTTCAGAACTTAAAATTCTGGATGTGAAGAATTGCAAGAGACTCAAATTACTCTCAATGCTTCCATCAAGTTTACGTTCTCTTACTGCAACAGGTTGCAGCAATTTGGAAAGGTTACCAAATATGTCAAACTTGAAGCATCTAATGATGCTAGATCTTTCATGGTGTGAAAAGCTAACTGAATTTGAGGGCTTAGAGGGTTTGAAGTCTGctgaaaatataaaattaaatggGTGCATCCATTTGGAAAGTTCTGTGAAGAAAAGAATCTTTGAGGTTTGTccactctctcctctttctccccccccccccccaacacacacacccCACTGTTTCAAGAATCGGAATCGAATTGCCTGATTTGGATCAGAATAAGCCAAAGCCGATCC encodes:
- the LOC122638768 gene encoding disease resistance protein RUN1-like — encoded protein: MEAIKDSRIAIIIFSEKYACSTWCLSELAKIVECYEDGRMEKAMPVFYKVEPSDVRHQRNTYEKTFKKHEKRFKKEMGKVKTWRAALTKTANLSGWDLKNVANGHEGKLIQLIAKDVLTIVNPKYLKVAEYPTGLDSHIENLCCLVSDGGSDVVHIIGIYGSSGIGKTTIAKAVYNDMLTEFQSCSFLFSVRSVVLSQQNGLAGLQKQLISDVLKIDVIGIDNEDQGIIFIKERLRHRRVLIVLDDIEESEQFYKLVGGCGSFGPGSRIIVTTRDKHLLKKLKVDEKYKYRVDTMNQNESLELFSCHAFGQRHPLEDYVQLSEDVIHYAGGLPLALVILGSRLNQRSQVEWERELEKLSNIPNDRILEALEISYNALDKFDQSMFLDISCFLIGKDKDKATKILEACGRGGEVGIKLLTERSLVTIDEGNKLCMHELNRDMVREIVRRQSPQKPGERSRLWDLDDALDVMINLTGTDAIEGLQLDLWKHRGEVRLTTAGFSKMHNLILLEVDSEGATTKIHPETSQQECFRYLACFRWKGFPLEYIPNDFHLGNLVILDMQYSKLKKVWKVTKVCDNFVQFSFVFDLFFFFFFQSYIICGN